The window CTGGTGAGCGGGGAAACCCCGGGTGTAGAAAAAGAAAAAGGGTAGCCAAGGCTACCCTTTTCCAATTTGTCGCTGAAGCCCCGAGGAGCTTCGCGCGGCTCAGCCGCCGAACTTCTTGCGAACCTGCTGGACCGTGCGCAGTTGCGCTGCGGCTTCGGCCAGGCGGGCTGCGGCGGAGCTGTAGTCGAACTCGGCACCTTTGCTGTGCAGAGCCTTCTCAGCTTCCTTCAGTGCGGTCTGGGCAGCCGCTTCGTCGAGGTCGCCTGCGCGAATCACGGTGTCGGCGAGAACCTTGACCATGTTCGGCTGTACTTCGAGGAAGCCGCCGGAGATGTAGTACACCTCCTGCTCGCCACCCTGCTTCACCAGGCGGATCGGACCCGGCTTGAGCTCGGTGATCAGCGGCGCGTGGCCCGGAGCGATACCCAGATCACCCAGGGAGCCGTGCGCAACGACCAGCTCGACCAGACCGGAGAAGATCTCCGCTTCGGCGCTGACGATGTCGCAGTGGACTGTAATAGCCATACCCTTGCCTCACGTAAGCGCCCGTTTCCGGGCGCACGGATTACAGCTTCTTCGCTTTCTCGATGGCTTCTTCGATGCCGCCGACCATGTAGAACGCCTGCTCGGGCAGGTGGTCGTAGTCACCGTTGAGGATGCCTTTGAAGCCAGCGATGGTGTCCTTCAGGGAGACGTACTTGCCCGGGGAACCGGTGAAGACTTCTGCCACGAAGAACGGCTGGGACAGGAAGCGCTGGATCTTACGAGCACGAGCCACCAGCAGCTTGTCGGACTCGGACAGTTCGTCCATGCCGAGGATCGCGATGATGTCCTTCAGCTCCTTGTAGCGCTGCAGGATGTACTGCACGCCACGAGCGGTGTCGTAGTGATCCTGGCCGATGACCAGCGGGTCCAGCTGACGGGAGGTGGAGTCCAGCGGGTCCACGGCCGGGTAGATACCCAGCGAGGCGATGTCACGGGACAGTACCACGGTAGCGTCAAGGTGGGCGAAGGTGGTCGCCGGGCTCGGGTCGGTCAGGTCGTCCGCGGGAACGTATACGGCCTGGATCGAGGTGATCGAGCCTTGCTTGGTGGAGGTGATGCGCTCCTGCAGAACGCCCATCTCTTCGGCCAGGGTCGGCTGATAACCTACTGCGGACGGCATACGGCCCAGCAGTGCGGACACTTCGGTACCGGCGAGGGTGTAACGGTAGATGTTGTCGATGAACAGCAGTACGTCACGACCTTCGTCACGGAACTTCTCGGCCATGGTCAGGCCGGTCAGTGCAACGCGCAGACGGTTACCCGGCGGCTCGTTCATCTGGCCGTATACCAGGGCCACTTTGTCCAGAACGTTGGAGTCCTTCATCTCGTGGTAGAAGTCGTTGCCCTCACGGGTACGCTCGCCCACACCAGCGAACACGGAATAACCGCTGTGCTCGATGGCGATGTTACGGATCAGCTCCATCATGTTTACGGTCTTGCCTACACCGGCGCCACCGAACAGACCGACCTTACCACCCTTGGCGAACGGGCAGACCAGGTCGATTACCTTGATGCCGGTTTCCAGCAGCTCGTTGCCGCCAGCCTGATCGGCATAGGAGGGAGCTTCGCGGTGGATACCCCAACGCTCTTCTTCGCCGATGGGACCGGCTTCGTCGATCGGGTTGCCCAGTACGTCCATGATCCGGCCCAGGGTCGCTTTACCGACCGGTACGGAGATGGCTGCGCCGGTGCTTTCCACGTTCAGGCCACGCTTGAGGCCTTCGGTGGAACCCATTGCAATGGAACGAACCACGCCGTCGCCCAGCTGCTGCTGAACTTCGAGGGTGGTTTCGACGCCCTGAACCTTCAGGGCCTCGTAGATGCTCGGCACGGCATCGCGCGGGAATTCCACGTCGATCACGGCGCCGATGATTTGAACGATACGTCCGCTACTCATGTCTGGTTCCTCTGAATTTTGAACCTGTTCTTACACCGCGGCAGCGCCGCCGACGATTTCCGAGATTTCCTGGGTGATCGCCGCCTGACGCGCCTTGTTGTAGACCAGCTGGAGTTCGCTGATCAGATCACCGGCGTTGTCGGTAGCGTTCTTCATTGCAATCATCCGGGCCGCCTGCTCACAGGCGTTGTTCTCAACCACCGCCTGATACACCTGGGATTCCACGTAGCGCACCAGCAGGCCATCGAGGAGGGCCTTGGCGTCGGGCTCGTAGAGGTAGTCCCAGTGGTGTTTCAGGTCTGCATTGTCCTCGGCCACCAGCGGAATCATCTGCTCCACGGTCGGCTTCTGGGTCATGGTGTTGACGAACTTGTTGGAAACCACGTACAGGCGATCGATACGCCCTTCCAGGTAGGCATCCAGCATGACCTTGACGCTGCCGATCAGATCGTTGATCGACGGCTCTTCGCCCAGGTGACTGATGGCTGCAACCACGTTGCCGCCATAGTTCTTGAAGAAGGATGCACCCTTGGCACCGATCACGCAGAGGTCGATCTCCGCGCCACGATCGCGCTGGGCTGCCATGTCCTTGACGAGCGCCTTGAACAGGTTGATGTTCAGGCCGCCGGCCAGACCACGGTCGGAGCTCACCACGATGTAGCCGACGCGCTTGACTTCACGCTCGACCATGAACGGATGACGGTACTCGGGGTTGGCGTTGGCCAGATGGCCGATCACCTGGCGAATGCGCTCCGCGTAGGGACGGCCGGCCGCCATGCGCAGTTGTGCCTTGCGCATTTTGCTCACCGCCACCTTTTCCATGGCATTGGTGATTTTTTGCGTGCTTTTGATGCTCGCAATCTTGCTGCGAATCTCTTTTGCGCCTGCCATTTCACACCTATCGGGTTAGCAGGCGGGGGCCGTTACCGACCCCCGCTGCGGCTTACCAGGTTTGGGTGGCCTTGAACTTCTCGATGCCGGCTTTAATGCCTGCGTCGATTTCGTCGTTGAAGTCACCCTTCTCGTTGATCTTCGCCAGCAGAGCGGCGTGCTCGCGCTGGAAGTAAGCGATCAACGCCTGTTCGAAGGCGCCTACTTTGGCGATCTCGACGTCCTGCAGGAAGCCACGTTCGGCGGCGTACAGGGACAGCGACATCTCGGCGATGGACATCGGCGCGTACTGCTTCTGCTTCATCAGCTCGGTAACGCGCTGACCATGCTCAAGCTGCTTGCGGGTCGCGTCGTCCAGGTCCGAAGCGAACTGGGCGAAGGCCGCCAGTTCACGGTACTGGGCCAGCGCGGTACGGATACCGCCGGACAGCTTCTTGATGATCTTGGTCTGAGCCGCGCCACCCACACGGGATACCGAGATACCGGCGTTGACGGCCGGACGGATACCCGAGTTGAACATGGAGGTTTCCAGGAAGATCTGACCGTCGGTGATGGAGATCACGTTGGTCGGAACGAACGCGGAAACGTCACCAGCCTGGGTTTCGATGATCGGCAGGGCGGTCAGGGAACCGGTCTTGCCTTTCACTTCGCCGTTGGTGAACTTCTCGACGTACTCTTCGGAAACGCGGGAAGCGCGCTCCAGCAGACGGCTGTGGAGATAGAACACGTCGCCCGGGTAGGCTTCACGGCCCGGCGGACGGCGCAGCAGCAGGGAGATCTGGCGGTAGGCAACGGCCTGCTTGGACAGGTCATCGTACACGATCAGGGCGTCTTCACCGCGGTCGCGGAAGTATTCGCCCATGGTGCAGCCGGAGTACGGCGCCAGGTACTGCAGAGCAGCGGATTCGGAGGCGCTGGCAACGACCACGATGGTGTTGGCCAGGGCACCGTTTTCTTCCAGCTTGCGAACGACGTTGGCGATGGTCGATTGCTTCTGACCGATGGCAACGTATACGCAGCGGATGCCGCTGTCTTTCTGGTTGATGATGGCGTCGACGGCCAGGGCGGTCTTACCGATCTGACGGTCACCGATGATCAGCTCGCGCTGGCCACGGCCTACCGGGATCATGGCGTCGACCGACTTGTAACCGGTCTGAACCGGCTGGTCTACCGACTTACGCCAGATCACGCCCGGTGCCACTTTCTCGACGGCGTCGGTCAGCTTGGCATCGATCGGGCCTTTGCCATCGATCGGGTTGCCCAGTGCGTCGACAACGCGACCCAGCAGTTCCGGACCAACCGGTACTTCCAGGATGCGGCCGGTGCACTTGGCATTCATGCCTTCTTTGAGGTCCTGGTATTCACCCAGTACCACAGCACCAACGGAGTCTTGCTCCAGGTTCAGCGCCATACCGTAGACGCCGCCCGGGAATTCGATCATTTCGCCGTACATGACGTCGGCCAGACCGAAGATGCGCACGATGCCATCGGAAACACTGACGATGGTGCCTTCGTTGCGCGCTTGCGAGGCGACGTCGAGTTTCTCGATGCGCCCCTTGATGATTTCACTAATTTCGGAAGGATTGAGTTGCTGCATGCCGCTGCCCCTTCAAACTCAAGATTTCAACGCTTCGGCCAGTTTCGCGAGCTTGCCGCGCACCGAGCCATCGATTACCAAGTCACCGGCGCGGATCACCACGCCGCCGATCAGGCTCGCGTCTTCCGACGCATGAAGTCGCACTTCGCGACTGAGCCGGGCGCTGAGAGCCTTGGCGAGTTTGTCCTGCTGTTCCTGGTCCAGGGCGAAGGCACTGGTGACCTCGACCTCGACCAGCTTTTCCTGCTCGGCCTTGAGTTGCTCGAACATCTCGAAGATGGTCGGCAGCAGGTCGAGCCGCTTGTTTTCAGCCACAGTCCGGACGAAGTTCTGGGCCGGAGCATTGAGCTTGTCGCCACACACGTCGATCAGCGCGTCAGCCTTGGCTGCGGCGGTCAGCTGAGGCTCTTTGAGCAGCTGGCGCACGGTGTCGTCCTGCGACACTGCAGCCAGCACACCCAGAGCAGCAGACCAATCGGCCAATTGCTGATGAGCCTGGGCGTACTCGAAAGCCGCCTTCGCGTAAGGACGAGCCAATGTGGTCAGTTCTGCCATATCGCCCTCTGCTTAGATCTCGGCGGCCAGTTGATCAACCAGCTGCTTTTGCGCGTTGGCATCGATCGAAGCACCCAGGATCTTCTCGGCGCCGGAGACGGCCAGGGCACCCACTTGGGCACGCAGGGCGTCCTTGACGCTGTTGAGTTCCTGCTCGATCTGGGCCTTGGCCTGGGCAATCATGCGATCACCTTCGGCACGGGCCTGATCACGGGCTTCGTCAACGATCTGGTTAGCGCTCTTCTTCGCCTGCTCGATGATTTCGGCTGCCTGAGCCTTGGCTTCGCGCAGTTGCTGACCCGCTTTCTCGTGGGCCAGTTCCAGGTCACGAGCCGCGCGGTTGGCAGCGTCCAGGCCGTCGGCGATCTTCTTCTGACGCTCGTGCAGAGCCGCGATGACCGGCGGCCATACGAACTTCATGCAGAAGATGACGAAGATGGCGAACGCGATGGCCTGGCCGATCAGAGTTGCATTAATGTTCACGCCAATACCTCGCTCGTTCGTTGTTCAGTCACAGATTTCCGCACTGCGGAAATTACTGGGCAACCTGAGCGATGAACGGGTTAGCGAAGGTGAAGAACAGAGCGATACCAACACCGATCATGGTCACGGCGTCGAGCAGACCGGCGACGATGAACATTTTCACCTGCAGCATCGGAACCATTTCCGGCTGGCGAGCAGCGCCTTCCAGGAACTTGCCGCCCAGCAGGCCGAAGCCGATGGCGGTACCCAGAGCGCCCAGACCGATCAGCAGAGCAACGGCGATAGCAGTGAGTCCAACTACAGTTTCCATTTTTCCTCCCGACTTTTTGTCGTGTTGGTTAAAGGTGAAGCAAGTTAAGGTGGTGAAACTCTTCTTTCACCCCCTCCCGCAAGGGGAGAGGGCGTACAGAATCTTTTGATCAGTGGCTGTCTTCGTGGGCCATCGACAGGTAGACGATGGTCAGCATCATGAAGATGAACGCCTGCAGGGTGATGATCAGGATGTGGAACACGGCCCACGCCCAGTTCAGCACGACACCCATGCCGCCCAGCCAGAGGATGCCGGTACCGAACATCACGGCGATCAGGATGAAGATCAGCTCGCCGGCGTACATGTTGCCGAACAGACGCAGTGCCAGGGATACCGGCTTGGCGATCAGGGTCACGAACTCGAGCAGGAAGTTCACCGGGATCAGGATGATCTGAACCACGATGTTGCTGCTGTGGAACGGGTGCAGGGTCAGTTCGCCGAGGAAGCCGCCGATGCCCTTGACCTTGATGCTGTAGAAGATGATCAGCGCGAACACCGCGATCGACATGCCGAAGGTGGCATTCGGGTCGGTGGTGGATACGGCGCGGAAGAACAGGTGTTCGTTGCCGGTGACCGCCTGAGCCGCCAGCGGCAGGAAGTCCACGGGCACCAGGTCGATCAGGTTCATCAGGAAGATCCAGACGAACACGGTGAGCGCCAGGGGTGCGATCAGCGGGTTACGGCCGTGGAAGGTGTCCTTCACGCTGCCGTCGACGAACTCGACCAGAACTTCGACGAAGTTCTGCAGGCCGCCAGGTTGACCGCTGGTAGCCTTCTTGGCCGCCATGCGGAAAAGGAAGATGAATACCAGGCCGAGGAATACGGACCAACCCAGGGTATCAACGTGGAATGCCCAGAAGCCCATTTCCTTGGCTTGTTCGGCGGTGTGGGCGAACCCCCAGGAACCGTCCTGCAGACGACCGAAGGTCAGGTTCTGCAAGTGGTGCTGGATGTAACCCGAAGCGCTTTCTGCTGCCATGTTTGCCTCAATCGCTCTAAGGTCTTGTAAATGTGTTTCGCATCAGCAGGGGTGCAAACCAGCTGACCACCAGGGTCAGCAGGTAGA of the Pseudomonas sp. PSE14 genome contains:
- the atpA gene encoding F0F1 ATP synthase subunit alpha, whose amino-acid sequence is MQQLNPSEISEIIKGRIEKLDVASQARNEGTIVSVSDGIVRIFGLADVMYGEMIEFPGGVYGMALNLEQDSVGAVVLGEYQDLKEGMNAKCTGRILEVPVGPELLGRVVDALGNPIDGKGPIDAKLTDAVEKVAPGVIWRKSVDQPVQTGYKSVDAMIPVGRGQRELIIGDRQIGKTALAVDAIINQKDSGIRCVYVAIGQKQSTIANVVRKLEENGALANTIVVVASASESAALQYLAPYSGCTMGEYFRDRGEDALIVYDDLSKQAVAYRQISLLLRRPPGREAYPGDVFYLHSRLLERASRVSEEYVEKFTNGEVKGKTGSLTALPIIETQAGDVSAFVPTNVISITDGQIFLETSMFNSGIRPAVNAGISVSRVGGAAQTKIIKKLSGGIRTALAQYRELAAFAQFASDLDDATRKQLEHGQRVTELMKQKQYAPMSIAEMSLSLYAAERGFLQDVEIAKVGAFEQALIAYFQREHAALLAKINEKGDFNDEIDAGIKAGIEKFKATQTW
- the atpB gene encoding F0F1 ATP synthase subunit A, producing the protein MAAESASGYIQHHLQNLTFGRLQDGSWGFAHTAEQAKEMGFWAFHVDTLGWSVFLGLVFIFLFRMAAKKATSGQPGGLQNFVEVLVEFVDGSVKDTFHGRNPLIAPLALTVFVWIFLMNLIDLVPVDFLPLAAQAVTGNEHLFFRAVSTTDPNATFGMSIAVFALIIFYSIKVKGIGGFLGELTLHPFHSSNIVVQIILIPVNFLLEFVTLIAKPVSLALRLFGNMYAGELIFILIAVMFGTGILWLGGMGVVLNWAWAVFHILIITLQAFIFMMLTIVYLSMAHEDSH
- a CDS encoding F0F1 ATP synthase subunit epsilon; this translates as MAITVHCDIVSAEAEIFSGLVELVVAHGSLGDLGIAPGHAPLITELKPGPIRLVKQGGEQEVYYISGGFLEVQPNMVKVLADTVIRAGDLDEAAAQTALKEAEKALHSKGAEFDYSSAAARLAEAAAQLRTVQQVRKKFGG
- the atpG gene encoding F0F1 ATP synthase subunit gamma is translated as MAGAKEIRSKIASIKSTQKITNAMEKVAVSKMRKAQLRMAAGRPYAERIRQVIGHLANANPEYRHPFMVEREVKRVGYIVVSSDRGLAGGLNINLFKALVKDMAAQRDRGAEIDLCVIGAKGASFFKNYGGNVVAAISHLGEEPSINDLIGSVKVMLDAYLEGRIDRLYVVSNKFVNTMTQKPTVEQMIPLVAEDNADLKHHWDYLYEPDAKALLDGLLVRYVESQVYQAVVENNACEQAARMIAMKNATDNAGDLISELQLVYNKARQAAITQEISEIVGGAAAV
- the atpE gene encoding F0F1 ATP synthase subunit C, giving the protein METVVGLTAIAVALLIGLGALGTAIGFGLLGGKFLEGAARQPEMVPMLQVKMFIVAGLLDAVTMIGVGIALFFTFANPFIAQVAQ
- a CDS encoding F0F1 ATP synthase subunit delta — protein: MAELTTLARPYAKAAFEYAQAHQQLADWSAALGVLAAVSQDDTVRQLLKEPQLTAAAKADALIDVCGDKLNAPAQNFVRTVAENKRLDLLPTIFEMFEQLKAEQEKLVEVEVTSAFALDQEQQDKLAKALSARLSREVRLHASEDASLIGGVVIRAGDLVIDGSVRGKLAKLAEALKS
- a CDS encoding F0F1 ATP synthase subunit B, with translation MNINATLIGQAIAFAIFVIFCMKFVWPPVIAALHERQKKIADGLDAANRAARDLELAHEKAGQQLREAKAQAAEIIEQAKKSANQIVDEARDQARAEGDRMIAQAKAQIEQELNSVKDALRAQVGALAVSGAEKILGASIDANAQKQLVDQLAAEI
- the atpD gene encoding F0F1 ATP synthase subunit beta, which codes for MSSGRIVQIIGAVIDVEFPRDAVPSIYEALKVQGVETTLEVQQQLGDGVVRSIAMGSTEGLKRGLNVESTGAAISVPVGKATLGRIMDVLGNPIDEAGPIGEEERWGIHREAPSYADQAGGNELLETGIKVIDLVCPFAKGGKVGLFGGAGVGKTVNMMELIRNIAIEHSGYSVFAGVGERTREGNDFYHEMKDSNVLDKVALVYGQMNEPPGNRLRVALTGLTMAEKFRDEGRDVLLFIDNIYRYTLAGTEVSALLGRMPSAVGYQPTLAEEMGVLQERITSTKQGSITSIQAVYVPADDLTDPSPATTFAHLDATVVLSRDIASLGIYPAVDPLDSTSRQLDPLVIGQDHYDTARGVQYILQRYKELKDIIAILGMDELSESDKLLVARARKIQRFLSQPFFVAEVFTGSPGKYVSLKDTIAGFKGILNGDYDHLPEQAFYMVGGIEEAIEKAKKL